The Devosia sp. YIM 151766 genome includes a region encoding these proteins:
- a CDS encoding ABC transporter substrate-binding protein — protein sequence MMTKTKILALAAAALLLTAGAAMAQPTEIRIAVALEPPALDPTAGAAEAIDIVVYQNVFEGLTRIDQNGAVQPGLAESWSVSEDGLTYTFALHEGVTFHDGSAFDAEDVKFTFERILAADSVNAQKALYEPIEAVTVLDPQNVEFKLSRPDGLFLFNLGRGDAVIVAPESADNNGTDPIGTGPFAFLQWDRGSRVILEQYGPYWGEKPALTRASYLFIGDTATLTNALLAGDVDGTNNFAPEALAVFENNPQFKVLVGSTEGETILGTNNAKAPFSDLRVRQAMAHALDRQEIIDGATYGYGVPIGSHFAPHHPYYLDLTETYPHDPDAARALLAEAGYPDGFSATLKLPPVAYARLSGQIIASQFAQVGIRLNLVNMEWAQWLEDVLTNKDFDLTIVAHVEPFDIGIYADPNYYFGYDNPDVQALNETLNATTDEAERKRLAQDLQTIIAQDAVNGYLFELAQTGVWNARLEGMWPNAPIEGVVLRDIRWVE from the coding sequence ATGATGACCAAGACCAAGATCCTGGCCCTGGCGGCCGCCGCCCTGCTTCTCACCGCCGGCGCCGCCATGGCGCAGCCCACGGAAATCCGCATCGCCGTGGCGCTGGAGCCGCCGGCCCTGGACCCGACCGCCGGCGCGGCGGAAGCCATCGATATCGTGGTCTATCAGAACGTCTTCGAGGGCCTGACCCGCATCGACCAGAACGGCGCGGTGCAGCCGGGCCTGGCCGAAAGCTGGAGCGTCAGCGAGGACGGCCTCACCTATACGTTCGCCCTGCATGAGGGGGTGACCTTCCACGATGGCAGCGCTTTCGACGCCGAGGATGTCAAATTCACCTTCGAGCGTATCCTCGCCGCAGACAGCGTCAATGCGCAGAAGGCGCTTTATGAGCCCATCGAGGCGGTGACGGTTCTCGATCCGCAAAATGTGGAGTTCAAGCTATCGCGGCCGGACGGGCTGTTCCTGTTCAATCTGGGGCGCGGCGATGCGGTGATCGTGGCGCCGGAAAGCGCCGACAACAATGGCACCGACCCGATCGGCACCGGGCCCTTCGCTTTCCTGCAATGGGATCGCGGCAGCCGGGTGATCCTCGAGCAATATGGCCCCTATTGGGGCGAGAAGCCCGCCTTGACCAGGGCCAGTTATCTGTTCATCGGCGATACGGCGACGCTGACCAATGCGCTGCTGGCCGGCGATGTCGACGGCACCAATAATTTCGCTCCCGAGGCGCTGGCGGTGTTCGAGAACAATCCGCAATTCAAGGTGCTGGTGGGCTCGACCGAGGGTGAGACCATTCTGGGCACCAATAATGCCAAGGCGCCATTCAGCGATCTGCGGGTGCGCCAGGCCATGGCCCATGCGCTCGACCGCCAGGAAATCATCGATGGCGCCACCTATGGCTATGGCGTGCCCATCGGCAGCCATTTCGCCCCGCACCATCCCTATTATCTCGACCTGACCGAGACCTATCCCCATGACCCGGACGCGGCCCGGGCGCTACTGGCCGAAGCCGGCTATCCCGACGGCTTCTCGGCGACGCTGAAACTGCCGCCGGTCGCCTATGCGCGGCTTTCCGGCCAGATCATCGCCAGCCAGTTCGCCCAGGTCGGCATAAGGCTGAATCTGGTCAACATGGAATGGGCGCAATGGCTTGAGGACGTACTGACCAACAAAGATTTCGACCTGACCATCGTCGCCCATGTCGAACCGTTCGACATTGGCATCTATGCCGATCCCAATTACTATTTCGGCTATGACAATCCCGACGTTCAGGCCCTCAACGAGACGCTCAATGCCACCACGGACGAGGCCGAGCGCAAGCGCCTGGCGCAGGACCTCCAGACCATCATCGCCCAGGACGCGGTCAACGGCTATCTGTTCGAACTCGCCCAGACCGGCGTGTGGAACGCGCGGCTCGAAGGCATGTGGCCCAACGCCCCCATCGAGGGCGTGGTGCTGCGGGATATCCGCTGGGTGGAATAA
- a CDS encoding HAMP domain-containing sensor histidine kinase, whose product MNETWNTSPNAQKVLRHADEARPAWLWSSDGQRLIWNNWAAGLFLARLKKQGLKRAEPAIPIKGQVARIIRLGSSGRSSLARIQFLAGEKPVSATCTTTPLKWENDETALLIVAVDPIDPEVLDTARDELSEADAAPPEPDEVQPDAGEAAIPTAELAGDDLYRRELRSWQDADAEAVYEPASPRPPPAVENDESDGGETVPGDEAADNGFGRLSALVERLAADEALYAPLTEADDHPPEPLETVSEETHHGEDIDGREIAQLYRVTGRGFTPLRAAAVEEEEPEEEEEPEEEQPEPLSAEEPTEAEIAPPAPPEKPAEADMVERVSRYNFDELSRILTDRVGERSPQQPDRAPPPPSPQAVPGALINLGGETLVLNRLPLGILVFRDQQILFANRAITEMVGHDSAEGLRQAGLAAVFPAMGDDGHEAGPVNHLVQRDGTLVPVTARLQSISWQGRPALMLSASTTEVRTGHEEAVRAFAQSFADIRGDGFVEASRSGTVSGASAMAASLLGGGKPMIGKPLSALVGEDDALALRAFLERPARFAETARPSLPLRSADGRADILLFALGQAGVVSGYFGLVHPRETTAPARLGGPADMDPALLARISRGVRRPLNTIVGFSDLIQSQAFGALGNERYEGYAEDIARAGREIAALVDELDDYARLRDGRYLPQRASLDLTSLLESCVRRVRGQANAGRVIVRNAISETLPRVTADRASLAQAVLNLLASAIDQTPMGGAVVISAQRLDDGAIAVHVRDSSAHAVDMAERFVVFRDGVDRDGQVLAPVRSSVGLALTRSLLAVNAVSLSVDPAGAEGLLFSLKIPADLVDERPALPQPEEN is encoded by the coding sequence ATGAATGAGACCTGGAACACATCGCCGAATGCCCAAAAGGTGCTGCGGCATGCCGATGAGGCGCGCCCGGCATGGTTGTGGTCGAGCGATGGCCAGCGCCTGATCTGGAACAATTGGGCCGCCGGGCTGTTCCTGGCCCGGCTCAAGAAGCAGGGGCTTAAACGCGCCGAGCCGGCCATCCCGATCAAGGGGCAGGTGGCGCGCATTATCCGGCTGGGCTCCAGCGGCCGCTCCAGCCTGGCGCGCATCCAGTTCCTGGCCGGCGAAAAGCCGGTTTCGGCCACCTGCACCACCACGCCGCTGAAGTGGGAAAATGACGAGACGGCGCTGCTCATCGTGGCCGTCGACCCGATCGATCCGGAGGTGCTGGACACGGCGCGGGATGAGCTGTCCGAGGCCGACGCCGCTCCCCCCGAGCCCGACGAGGTTCAGCCCGACGCCGGCGAAGCGGCCATCCCCACCGCCGAATTGGCGGGCGACGACCTTTATCGGCGCGAATTGCGGAGCTGGCAGGATGCCGATGCGGAAGCGGTTTACGAGCCGGCATCGCCGCGCCCTCCACCTGCGGTAGAGAACGACGAATCCGATGGCGGGGAGACGGTGCCTGGCGACGAGGCGGCCGATAATGGTTTCGGCCGGCTCAGCGCGCTGGTGGAACGGCTGGCGGCGGACGAGGCTTTGTATGCGCCGCTGACCGAGGCTGACGATCACCCGCCCGAGCCCTTGGAGACCGTTTCCGAGGAGACGCACCATGGCGAGGATATCGACGGCCGCGAGATCGCGCAGCTTTATCGGGTGACGGGCCGCGGCTTCACCCCGCTCCGCGCCGCAGCGGTGGAAGAGGAGGAGCCGGAAGAGGAGGAGGAGCCGGAGGAGGAGCAGCCGGAGCCCTTGTCGGCGGAGGAACCGACCGAGGCCGAAATCGCGCCCCCTGCCCCGCCGGAAAAGCCGGCGGAAGCCGATATGGTCGAGCGGGTATCGCGCTATAATTTCGATGAATTGTCGCGCATCCTCACCGACCGCGTGGGCGAGCGCAGTCCCCAGCAGCCCGATAGAGCGCCGCCGCCGCCCAGCCCGCAGGCTGTGCCCGGCGCCTTGATCAATCTGGGCGGCGAGACGCTGGTGCTCAACCGGCTGCCGCTGGGCATATTGGTGTTCCGCGACCAGCAGATATTGTTCGCCAATCGCGCCATCACCGAAATGGTGGGCCATGATTCGGCGGAAGGGCTGCGACAGGCGGGACTGGCGGCGGTTTTCCCCGCCATGGGCGATGACGGCCACGAGGCCGGCCCGGTCAACCATCTGGTGCAGCGCGACGGCACATTGGTGCCGGTGACGGCGCGGCTGCAATCCATTTCCTGGCAGGGCCGCCCGGCGCTGATGCTCTCGGCCAGCACCACCGAAGTGCGCACCGGTCACGAGGAGGCGGTGCGCGCCTTCGCCCAGAGCTTCGCGGATATCCGCGGCGATGGCTTTGTCGAAGCCAGCCGCTCCGGCACGGTCAGCGGCGCCAGCGCCATGGCGGCATCGCTGCTGGGCGGCGGCAAGCCGATGATTGGCAAGCCGCTATCCGCCCTGGTTGGCGAGGACGACGCCCTGGCCCTGCGCGCCTTTCTCGAACGTCCGGCACGGTTTGCCGAGACGGCACGCCCGAGCCTGCCCTTGCGCTCCGCCGATGGGCGCGCCGATATCCTGCTTTTCGCGCTGGGACAGGCCGGCGTGGTCAGCGGCTATTTCGGCCTGGTCCATCCGCGCGAAACCACTGCCCCCGCCCGCCTCGGCGGCCCAGCGGATATGGACCCGGCGCTGCTGGCGCGGATCAGCCGGGGGGTGCGGCGCCCCCTCAATACCATTGTCGGCTTTTCCGACCTCATCCAGTCCCAGGCCTTCGGGGCGCTGGGCAATGAGCGTTACGAGGGCTATGCCGAGGACATTGCCCGGGCCGGGCGCGAGATCGCCGCCCTGGTGGACGAACTCGACGATTATGCGCGGCTGCGCGACGGGCGCTACCTGCCGCAGCGGGCGAGCCTCGACCTCACGAGCCTGCTCGAAAGTTGTGTGCGGCGCGTGCGCGGCCAGGCCAATGCCGGCCGGGTCATCGTGCGCAATGCCATTTCCGAGACGCTGCCCCGCGTCACCGCCGACCGCGCCTCGCTGGCGCAGGCCGTGCTGAACCTGCTGGCCAGCGCCATCGACCAGACGCCGATGGGCGGCGCCGTGGTGATTTCGGCGCAGCGGCTCGATGACGGCGCCATCGCCGTGCATGTGCGCGATTCGTCCGCCCATGCGGTCGACATGGCCGAGCGTTTCGTGGTGTTCCGCGATGGCGTCGATCGCGACGGGCAGGTTCTGGCGCCGGTGCGCTCCAGCGTCGGGCTGGCGCTGACCCGCTCGCTGCTGGCGGTCAATGCGGTGTCGCTGTCGGTCGATCCGGCCGGCGCCGAAGGCCTGCTGTTCAGCCTCAAGATTCCGGCCGATCTGGTGGATGAGCGTCCCGCCCTGCCGCAGCCGGAAGAAAATTAG
- a CDS encoding TadE/TadG family type IV pilus assembly protein, with translation MMSGFTKLLRRFGRDESGVFAVVFGVMAIVLVALGGAVVDYVTLEQTRARAQTALDAAVLALQPEINLSSVSEASILERAEAIVRERIGDPRITARVDRILIEREAGRLFLGGDLSVPTMFVSLVGVDQLGASFSAEAMRGSVNLEVAVALDVTGSMSSQDMRDLRTSVSDLVDTIVQDSQEPTYSKVALVPYSQAVNAGTYADRLRGPLVQPKDISRMTLWAETTIRNISAVSTARNSPVTITSSGHNYQNNDWVFIWEVSGTTQLNGRAYQVTERNNNSFQLRDQNGNNYSTYRSGGKIRKCSMANCQLQVTANGHGHAVGDWVHITDVAGMTGVNNVTYQVTSRNANTLTLSGLPRNGAGNYSNNTGKLHCTDEGCTYFRFQSRAGSMNVLPGTTCVTERALTPYDLPPSTTLVGRNYAGSGNGCLTSAIVPLTANKTVLRNTINALSAAGSTSGSLGILWTWYMLAPNFGYVWPFDSRPGPYNDPETLKAAIIMTDGEFNTVHCRGVVARNSTSGSGGTGDQINCAAPNGDPYPQARAYCDAMKGSGVEVYTVGFNITSGSNAAIMLNYCASSAANSYLASNGGQMREAFQQIARNISALRLTR, from the coding sequence ATGATGTCTGGATTCACAAAGCTGCTTCGCCGCTTCGGCCGGGACGAAAGCGGCGTTTTCGCCGTGGTCTTCGGCGTCATGGCCATCGTGCTGGTGGCGCTGGGCGGCGCGGTGGTGGATTATGTGACGCTCGAACAGACGCGGGCCCGGGCCCAGACGGCGCTCGATGCGGCGGTGCTGGCCTTGCAGCCGGAAATCAACCTGTCCAGCGTGTCCGAAGCGTCGATCCTCGAACGCGCCGAGGCCATCGTCCGGGAGCGGATAGGCGATCCACGCATCACCGCGCGGGTCGACAGAATTTTAATCGAGCGGGAGGCCGGGCGGCTGTTTCTGGGCGGCGACCTGTCCGTTCCCACCATGTTCGTGAGCCTGGTGGGCGTCGACCAGCTTGGCGCCTCATTCAGCGCCGAGGCCATGCGCGGCTCGGTCAATCTCGAAGTCGCCGTAGCACTCGACGTCACCGGCTCGATGAGCAGTCAGGACATGCGCGATCTGAGAACATCGGTGAGCGACCTCGTCGACACCATCGTCCAGGATTCGCAGGAACCCACCTATTCCAAGGTCGCGCTGGTGCCCTATTCGCAGGCGGTCAATGCCGGCACCTATGCCGACAGATTGCGTGGTCCCCTGGTCCAGCCGAAGGATATCAGCCGCATGACGCTGTGGGCCGAAACCACGATCCGCAATATCAGCGCGGTGAGCACTGCCCGCAACAGCCCCGTCACCATAACCTCCAGCGGCCACAATTATCAGAACAATGACTGGGTCTTCATCTGGGAGGTCAGCGGCACGACGCAGTTGAACGGGAGGGCCTATCAGGTCACCGAACGCAACAATAACAGCTTCCAGCTGCGCGACCAGAACGGCAATAATTACAGCACTTATCGGAGTGGCGGCAAAATCCGCAAATGCAGCATGGCCAATTGCCAATTGCAGGTCACCGCCAATGGGCATGGCCATGCCGTTGGCGACTGGGTGCATATCACCGACGTGGCGGGGATGACCGGCGTCAATAACGTCACCTATCAGGTCACCAGCCGCAACGCCAATACGCTGACCCTTTCCGGCCTGCCTAGAAACGGCGCGGGAAATTACAGCAACAATACCGGCAAGCTGCATTGCACGGATGAAGGATGCACCTATTTCCGCTTCCAGAGCCGGGCCGGCTCGATGAATGTCCTTCCCGGAACGACCTGCGTGACCGAACGGGCACTCACGCCATACGACCTGCCGCCCAGCACCACGCTGGTCGGACGCAATTACGCCGGCTCGGGCAATGGCTGCCTGACCAGCGCCATCGTTCCGCTGACCGCCAACAAGACCGTCCTGCGCAATACGATCAACGCGCTGTCGGCGGCCGGTTCGACCTCGGGGAGCCTCGGCATCTTGTGGACCTGGTACATGCTGGCCCCCAATTTCGGCTATGTCTGGCCCTTCGACAGCCGCCCGGGGCCCTATAACGACCCGGAAACGCTCAAGGCCGCCATCATCATGACCGATGGCGAGTTCAATACCGTGCATTGCCGAGGCGTCGTGGCGCGCAATTCGACCAGCGGCAGCGGCGGCACCGGGGACCAGATCAATTGCGCCGCGCCCAATGGCGATCCCTACCCGCAGGCCCGCGCCTATTGCGACGCCATGAAGGGCAGCGGCGTCGAGGTCTATACGGTGGGCTTCAACATCACGTCCGGCAGCAATGCCGCAATCATGCTGAATTATTGCGCCAGCAGCGCGGCCAATAGCTATCTGGCCTCCAATGGCGGCCAGATGCGCGAGGCCTTCCAGCAGATCGCCCGCAATATCTCGGCGCTGCGGCTGACACGGTAA
- the hisS gene encoding histidine--tRNA ligase — protein MSEKTKLITPRLPRGFEDRTPGEIAAVGAMIDKIKQVYQRYGFDPVETPLLEYTETLGKFLPDTDRPNAGVFSLQDDDEQWMSLRYDLTAPLARYFAENFETLPKPYRSYRQGYVFRNEKPGPGRFRQFMQFDADTVGAPGPEADAEMCMMMADVMDALGLAGQYVVRVNNRKVLDGVLEAAGITSDEQKLTVLRAIDKLDKFGPEGVKLLLGAGRKDESGDFTKGAGLSDAQAGLVLDYVAGKPPADNAGVNELAAMQTLFDAAGYGPDRIKIDPSVVRGLEYYTGPVFEIELTFKVQNEKGQDVVFGSVGGGGRYDGLVSRFRREPVPATGFSIGVSRLAHALKLTGNLGAAEPVGPVVVLVMDKDQTARYQAMVSELRQAGIRAEMFLGSTKNFGKQVAYADKRNSPAVVIEGSQERETGIVQIKDLVAGKEAARAITDNAEWKAARPGQFEAKRGDLVAAVQKLLSEQ, from the coding sequence ATGTCCGAAAAGACCAAGCTCATCACGCCTCGCCTGCCGCGCGGCTTCGAAGACCGTACGCCCGGCGAGATTGCCGCCGTGGGGGCCATGATCGACAAGATCAAGCAGGTCTATCAGCGCTATGGCTTCGATCCGGTGGAAACCCCGCTGCTTGAATATACCGAAACGCTCGGCAAATTCCTGCCCGATACCGACCGGCCCAATGCCGGCGTGTTTTCCCTGCAGGACGATGACGAGCAATGGATGAGCCTGCGCTACGATCTGACCGCGCCGCTTGCCCGCTATTTCGCCGAGAATTTCGAGACCCTGCCCAAGCCCTACCGCTCCTATCGGCAGGGCTATGTGTTCCGCAACGAAAAGCCCGGCCCCGGCCGCTTCCGCCAATTCATGCAATTCGACGCCGATACGGTCGGCGCTCCCGGCCCGGAAGCCGACGCCGAAATGTGCATGATGATGGCCGATGTCATGGATGCGCTGGGCCTGGCGGGCCAATATGTGGTCCGCGTCAATAACCGCAAAGTGCTGGACGGGGTGCTGGAAGCGGCCGGCATTACCAGCGACGAGCAGAAGCTGACGGTGCTGCGCGCCATCGACAAGCTCGATAAATTCGGCCCCGAAGGGGTGAAGCTGCTGCTCGGCGCCGGACGCAAGGATGAAAGCGGCGACTTTACCAAGGGCGCCGGCCTCAGCGATGCGCAGGCCGGCCTGGTGCTGGATTATGTTGCGGGCAAGCCGCCCGCCGACAATGCCGGCGTCAACGAACTCGCCGCCATGCAGACCCTGTTCGATGCCGCCGGCTATGGCCCCGACCGCATCAAGATCGACCCCTCCGTGGTGCGGGGCCTCGAATATTATACCGGCCCGGTCTTCGAGATCGAACTCACCTTCAAGGTGCAGAACGAAAAGGGCCAGGACGTGGTGTTCGGCTCGGTCGGCGGCGGCGGCCGTTATGACGGGCTGGTGTCCCGCTTCCGCCGCGAGCCGGTGCCGGCCACCGGTTTTTCCATCGGCGTTTCCCGCCTCGCCCATGCGCTCAAGCTCACCGGCAATCTCGGCGCTGCCGAGCCCGTGGGCCCGGTCGTCGTCCTCGTCATGGACAAGGACCAGACCGCCCGCTACCAGGCCATGGTCAGCGAATTGCGCCAGGCCGGCATCCGTGCCGAAATGTTCCTCGGCTCGACCAAGAATTTCGGCAAGCAGGTCGCCTATGCCGACAAGCGCAATTCCCCCGCCGTCGTCATCGAAGGCAGCCAGGAGCGCGAAACCGGCATCGTCCAGATCAAGGACCTCGTCGCCGGCAAAGAGGCGGCCCGGGCCATCACCGACAATGCCGAGTGGAAAGCCGCCCGCCCCGGCCAGTTCGAGGCGAAGCGGGGCGACCTGGTGGCGGCGGTTCAGAAACTGCTGAGCGAGCAATGA
- a CDS encoding ATP phosphoribosyltransferase regulatory subunit encodes MTNPAYRRAQLEALVEAQGGCRATPPLLLRADPYFDLAGEEFGRRLLLTSDVTGAEYCLRPDFTLPIVTDYIGQGAGEPAAFSYLGPIFRQRETGPAEFDQAGIELLAQPDGDIALDQVLTFARAALSLYGIVPQVHLGGVGLFETLLAQADMPDAWRSRIRHRFGNPEAMDRLLTRLERAADHPRREQPGRDDLIEDVTARMVSAGLSLSEGRIPAEIADRFLEQQALDAAHVPAATLKLLRDYLAIKGDVLSALHQVEALGEKHRLFLGVPLRAIRRHLDGLGEARVSFDASFSPRLDYYTGIVFEMRGPGGAILVSGGQYDRLLERLGATAPIAASGCALWIDRLEAEWPK; translated from the coding sequence ATGACCAATCCCGCCTATCGCCGCGCCCAGCTTGAAGCGCTTGTCGAAGCTCAGGGCGGGTGCCGCGCCACCCCGCCGCTGCTGCTCAGGGCCGATCCCTATTTCGATCTCGCCGGCGAGGAATTCGGCCGTCGCCTGCTGCTGACCAGTGATGTCACCGGCGCCGAATATTGCCTGCGTCCCGATTTCACCCTGCCCATCGTCACCGATTATATCGGGCAGGGGGCCGGGGAGCCGGCAGCCTTTTCCTATCTCGGCCCCATCTTCCGCCAGCGCGAGACCGGCCCGGCCGAATTCGACCAGGCCGGCATCGAATTGCTGGCGCAGCCGGATGGCGACATCGCGCTCGACCAGGTGCTGACCTTCGCCCGCGCCGCCCTCTCGCTCTATGGTATCGTGCCCCAGGTTCACCTCGGCGGCGTCGGCCTGTTCGAGACCCTGCTGGCGCAGGCCGACATGCCCGATGCCTGGCGCAGCCGCATCCGCCACCGCTTCGGCAATCCCGAGGCCATGGACCGCCTGCTGACCCGGCTCGAACGGGCCGCCGATCATCCGCGCCGCGAACAGCCGGGCCGCGACGACCTCATCGAAGACGTCACCGCCCGCATGGTGTCGGCCGGCCTCAGCCTCTCCGAGGGCCGTATCCCCGCCGAGATCGCCGACCGCTTCCTCGAGCAGCAGGCGCTCGATGCCGCCCATGTGCCGGCCGCGACGCTGAAATTGCTGCGCGATTACCTCGCCATCAAGGGCGATGTGCTCTCCGCCCTGCACCAGGTCGAAGCGCTGGGCGAAAAGCACCGGCTGTTCCTCGGCGTGCCGCTGCGCGCCATTCGCCGTCATCTCGATGGACTGGGCGAGGCCCGCGTCAGCTTCGACGCCAGTTTTTCGCCCCGCCTCGACTATTATACCGGCATCGTCTTCGAGATGCGCGGGCCGGGCGGCGCGATCCTGGTTTCGGGCGGCCAATATGACCGGTTGCTGGAGCGCCTGGGAGCCACGGCGCCGATTGCCGCTTCCGGCTGTGCCCTGTGGATCGACCGGCTCGAAGCGGAGTGGCCGAAATGA
- the hisG gene encoding ATP phosphoribosyltransferase, whose translation MTLTLAVPSKGRLEEQTRDWFAQRGLTISRPGGARSYLGSIDGVPDITVRFYPAAEIARELIRGNIDLGVTGRDLIHETSEAGPASVDFVRNLAFGQADVVVAVPDAWIDVTHMHDLADVASDFRSLHGRWLRVATKYITITRQHFARAGIAEYRIVESLGATEAAPASGIADIVVDITSTGSTLAANGLRVLDDGVMLKSEANLLVSKSADWSASRQAMLDSLLARLHD comes from the coding sequence ATGACCCTCACTCTCGCCGTGCCCTCGAAGGGCCGCCTCGAAGAACAGACCCGCGACTGGTTCGCCCAGCGCGGCCTGACCATCAGCCGTCCCGGCGGCGCCCGCTCCTATCTGGGCTCCATTGACGGCGTGCCCGACATCACCGTGCGCTTCTATCCGGCCGCCGAGATTGCCCGCGAACTCATTCGCGGCAATATCGATCTGGGCGTCACCGGCCGCGATCTCATCCACGAAACCAGCGAGGCCGGCCCCGCTTCGGTCGATTTCGTCCGCAATCTCGCCTTCGGCCAGGCCGATGTCGTGGTCGCCGTGCCCGATGCCTGGATCGACGTGACCCATATGCACGACCTGGCCGATGTGGCGTCCGATTTCCGCTCCCTTCATGGCCGCTGGCTGCGCGTCGCCACCAAATATATCACCATTACCCGCCAGCATTTCGCCCGCGCCGGCATTGCCGAATATCGCATCGTCGAAAGCCTGGGCGCCACCGAAGCGGCGCCGGCCTCGGGCATTGCCGATATCGTGGTGGATATCACCTCGACCGGCTCGACACTGGCTGCCAATGGGCTGCGGGTGCTGGACGATGGCGTGATGCTCAAGAGCGAAGCCAATCTCCTCGTCTCCAAAAGCGCCGATTGGTCGGCTTCGCGCCAGGCCATGCTCGACAGCTTGCTGGCGCGCCTCCATGACTGA
- a CDS encoding GtrA family protein gives MRRRILPFALAGIIGFLVDAGVLLLTSPLLGPFRGRLLSFAAAVLATWLINRNFAFADKAAGTGKSRELLRYFLAMLPGMAVNWLIYGLVLTLLPATSAGLILAVAAGSLAGMAANLVAADRLVFRDRH, from the coding sequence GTGAGGCGCCGCATCCTGCCCTTCGCCCTGGCCGGCATTATCGGCTTTCTGGTCGATGCCGGCGTGCTGCTCCTGACCTCTCCCCTGCTCGGCCCGTTCCGGGGCAGGCTCTTGTCCTTCGCGGCGGCGGTGCTGGCGACCTGGCTCATCAACCGCAATTTCGCCTTCGCCGACAAGGCGGCCGGCACCGGCAAGTCTCGGGAATTATTGCGCTATTTTCTCGCCATGCTGCCGGGCATGGCGGTCAACTGGCTGATCTACGGCCTGGTTCTGACGCTGTTGCCCGCAACGTCCGCCGGCCTGATCCTGGCCGTGGCCGCCGGAAGCCTTGCCGGCATGGCGGCCAATCTGGTCGCGGCGGACCGGCTGGTGTTTCGGGACAGGCATTAG
- a CDS encoding glycosyltransferase — MTKLYRGNHVAVILPCFNEVAVIASVIAAFRAALPEASIFVFDNASTDGTAAAAAAAGAVVRQVPQRGKGNVVRRQFADVDADVYVMADGDGTYDAGQSRALVDMLLDNGLDMVVGVRRTQGDGGEFRPGHILGNKVLTGTVANIFGRGFSDMLSGYRALSRRFVKSFPALSKGFEIETELTIHALELRAPFDEIPTAYSARIEGSSSKLSTIRDGWLILVAIVRLFARERPRQLYMTLGTIVVLVSVLLAVPVIFDYLETGLVPRFPTAILAGLGIIAGLILGATAVILDSVVTGRREVKRLRYLEIPAPGAQDEK, encoded by the coding sequence GTGACCAAGCTCTACAGGGGCAATCATGTAGCCGTCATTCTGCCCTGCTTCAACGAGGTTGCGGTCATTGCCTCGGTAATTGCGGCATTCCGCGCGGCGCTGCCGGAAGCCAGCATTTTCGTGTTCGACAATGCCTCCACCGATGGCACCGCCGCGGCCGCGGCGGCGGCCGGCGCGGTGGTCCGCCAGGTGCCGCAGCGCGGCAAGGGCAATGTGGTCCGCCGGCAATTCGCCGATGTGGATGCCGATGTCTATGTGATGGCCGATGGCGATGGCACCTATGATGCCGGCCAGAGCCGGGCGCTGGTGGACATGCTGCTCGATAACGGCCTCGACATGGTGGTGGGCGTGCGCCGGACGCAGGGCGACGGCGGCGAATTCCGCCCCGGCCATATCCTGGGCAATAAAGTGCTGACCGGCACGGTGGCAAATATATTCGGGCGCGGCTTCAGCGACATGTTGTCGGGCTATCGGGCCCTGTCGCGGCGCTTCGTCAAATCCTTCCCGGCGCTGTCGAAAGGCTTCGAAATCGAGACGGAACTGACCATCCACGCACTGGAATTGCGCGCCCCCTTTGACGAAATCCCCACCGCTTACAGCGCCAGGATTGAAGGATCGTCCAGCAAATTGAGCACGATCCGGGACGGCTGGCTGATCCTGGTGGCCATCGTGCGGCTTTTCGCCCGCGAGCGGCCACGCCAGCTCTATATGACGCTGGGGACGATCGTGGTGCTGGTCTCGGTGCTCCTCGCCGTGCCGGTGATCTTCGATTATCTGGAGACCGGGCTGGTACCGCGCTTTCCCACCGCCATATTGGCCGGGCTGGGAATCATCGCCGGGCTGATCCTGGGGGCGACGGCGGTGATCCTGGACAGCGTGGTGACCGGGCGGCGCGAGGTCAAACGGCTGCGCTATCTCGAAATTCCGGCGCCCGGCGCCCAGGATGAAAAGTGA